A genomic window from Cricetulus griseus strain 17A/GY chromosome 4, alternate assembly CriGri-PICRH-1.0, whole genome shotgun sequence includes:
- the Isl2 gene encoding insulin gene enhancer protein ISL-2 isoform X2, which translates to MVDIIFHYPFLGAMGDHSKKKPGTAMCVGCGSQIHDQFILRVSPDLEWHAACLKCAECSQYLDETCTCFVRDGKTYCKRDYVRLFGIKCAQCQVGFSSSDLVMRARDSVYHIECFRCSVCSRQLLPGDEFSLREHELLCRADHGLLLERAAAGSPRSPGPLPGARGLHLPDAGSGRQPSLRTHVHKQAEKTTRVRTVLNEKQLHTLRTCYAANPRPDALMKEQLVEMTGLSPRVIRVWFQNKRCKDKKKSILMKQLQQQQHSDKASLQGLTGTPLVAGSPIRHENAVQGSAVEVQTYQPPWKALSEFALQSDLDQPAFQQLVSFSESGSLGNSSGSDVTSLSSQLPDTPNSMVPSPVET; encoded by the exons ATGGTGGATATTATTTTTCACTATCCTTTTCTGGGTGCTATGGGGGATCATTCCAAGA AGAAGCCCGGGACGGCCATGTGCGTGGGCTGCGGGAGTCAGATCCACGACCAGTTTATCCTTCGGGTGTCGCCCGACCTCGAGTGGCACGCCGCCTGCCTCAAGTGCGCCGAGTGCAGCCAGTACCTGGATGAGACGTGCACGTGCTTCGTGAGAGACGGGAAAACCTACTGCAAGCGGGACTACGTCAG GCTGTTCGGCATCAAGTGCGCCCAGTGCCAGGTGGGCTTCAGCAGCAGCGACCTGGTGATGCGGGCGCGGGACAGCGTGTACCACATCGAGTGCTTTCGCTGCTCCGTGTGCAGCCGCCAGCTGCTCCCGGGAGACGAATTCTCGCTGCGGGAGCACGAGCTGCTCTGCCGAGCCGACCACGGCCTCCTGCTGGAGCGCGCTGCGGCCGGCAGCCCGCGTAGCCCCGGCCCGCTTCCCGGCGCCCGCGGCCTGCATCTGCCAG ACGCCGGGTCCGGAAGACAGCCCTCGCTGCGCACGCACGTGCACAAGCAGGCGGAGAAGACGACCAGGGTGCGGACTGTGCTCAACGAGAAGCAACTGCACACCCTGCGGACATGCTACGCCGCCAACCCGCGGCCCGACGCGCTCATGAAGGAGCAGCTAGTGGAGATGACTGGCTTAAGCCCACGGGTCATCCGCGTGTGGTTCCAGAACAAGCGTTGTAAGGACAAGAAGAAGTCCATTCTTATGAAGCagctacagcagcagcagcacagcgACAAGGCG AGTCTCCAGGGACTGACTGGGACGCCTCTGGTGGCGGGCAGCCCCATCCGCCATGAGAACGCGGTGCAGGGCAGTGCAGTCGAGGTGCAGACTTATCAGCCGCCTTGGAAAGCGCTCAGCGAGTTTGCACTCCAGAGTGACCTGGACCAACCCGCCTTTCAACAGCTG GTCTCCTTCTCCGAGTCTGGCTCCCTAGGAAACTCCTCCGGCAGCGACGTGACCTCTCTGTCCTCACAGCTCCCGGACACCCCCAACAGTATGGTGCCAAGTCCCGTGGAGACGTGA